The DNA sequence TTACAAAAATAATTaaggacaaaactaaaggctctgtatctaaacccaagtAGAATTCAAAGTAAAACAGATAAACTGATAACGCAAATACAAATTAATAAAATAGAATtgaaccatagaattgctacagtgagaAGGAGCTGCAGACTAAATACAATAGCCAGAGACATGGCTAAGGATGccatagattgggacctgaatatggATGGATATGTAACATTTAGGAAGGACAAGAAGTTACGGAGAAGGTGGAGGAGTGGCTCTGTTAAgctatcatagaatccgtacagcacagaaggaggccattcagcccatcgagtcagcaccgactcttcaaaagagcaccgtacctacacacactcccctgccctatccctgaaaccccacctaagctgcacatctttgaacactaaggggcaatttagcatggccaatccacctatcctacacatctttcaactgtgggaggaaaccggagcacccaaaggaaacccccaGTCAAGATGGTAGAATTTGGGAGTGATGGTATTAGCATATTAGGGAGGGATAACCCGAAGGAAATCGGGATGCAGAAGCGGTTTTGgttgagatgagaaatgataaCGGCAACCGGTCACTTGTGGGAGTGATGTACAGGCCACCTAATTGTAACTCCGCGATATGACAGAGTGCAAAGCTAGAAATAATGGGAGTTTGTCAGAAAGGTACAGCAATAATGTTGGGAGATTTTGATCCACATATAGACCAAAAAAACAGATGAACAAATGGAGCATAGATAAGGCGTTCATAGAATGTTttcgcgatagtttcccagaaaaatgtgttctggagccaaccagagaggCTATAACAGATCCGGTATTATATAACAACACAAAGGCACTCCTGGGTGGCAGCGATGATAGGTatcgttgctaaatttgctgataatcCAAAGATGGGTCGAAAAGTAAGTTTGTGAAGAGGACGAAGGGAGACTACAAAGGGACAACCTTTCATTTGTTCATGAAGAGCTCTGGTAACATGTCTCTATTTTCAGCTATATTAAAGATGATTGTTGGTATTGCTAATGTTGCAAAGGATTTTGTTAGTGCAAAATTTGTTCATATATATTTCTTTTCTGTTTCAGAGCTGTAATGAAAGCCTTAATGAAATGAGCAAAAGTCCACATCGAAGCTGAAAAGAAGTACCTAACTACAGAAGCTAAAACTATCCAATATGCGCATCAGCATGCGAAGGATTGTTCTGCTCATTTGCTGCGCCTTTGCTACAATGATGGTCTTTCACATGAGTCAGCACATGTGGGAATGTCAGCAAATACTGAATCAGAATGGGGGCTGGTTTCATGGCAGGCGAACGCATAATATGATGAAACCAGAAAGGGAGGAATTGGTCATGTACAACTCACAAAACATTGAATACCGCTACAGTAAAAACATGCCTCTAATCTTCATAGGTGGAGTTCCCCGAAGTGGGACAACATTAATGCGAGCTATGATGGACGCGCATCCAGAAATCCGCTGCGGTGAAGAAACTCGGATCATTCCACGTGTGCTGGCCATGCGTCAGGTGTGGTCTAAATCAGAACGTGAAAAGATGCGCTTAAATGAGGCAGGAGTGACAGACCACGTCCTGGATTCAGCATTGCAAGCATTTATATTAGAAGTAATTGCAAAACATGGCGAACCTGCAAAATACTTGTGCAATAAGGACCCTTTCACCTTAAAGTCTTTAAATTATCTGTCCAAACTGTTTTCGCAGTCTAAATTTATTCTGATGATTCGAGATGGCCGAGCATCAGTGCATTCAATGATTACAAGAAAAGTGACGATTGCCGGATTTGATCTTAACAGCTATAGAGATTGTATAATCAAATGGAACAAGGCTATTGAAATTATGTATGGACAGTGTGTGGAGGTGGGGCCCTCCAGGTGCCTCTCTGTTTATTATGAGCAGCTAGTATTGCACCCCAAAAAAACAATGGAGAAAATCATGGCATTCCTGGATATTCCATGGAACGATGCTGTTTTGCATCATGAAGAACTAATAGGAAAATCAGGAGGAGTCTCGCTTTCAAAGTATGTTTGTGGTTTTTTTTTTCCTCCTTTCCCTTCCCTGAAGACATTTTTTTCTACAGGGTTATAGTCATGCTGCCATTAATTGTAGAAGTAGTACTAGGGAGCTAGCTTGACATCGCTGCTGAACCTGTGCTCATCTAATGTTCACTGACACCACTTGCTAGGGTTGAAAGCCTTGCCAAATTCCTCCCAGCACAAGGGTTCTTAAGACAATCATAGCATCTCCATTGCCACTCCAGCATTGGGCAGGTAAGTCACGACTGAAGTGAACCTCTTAACATTTTAGTCTCAATTACTACTTTTATTTGGGAATATATTTATCAAAGTAAAGGAAAATGGTATTGGGAAATAACTTCCACCCAAGTTTAATATCTATCTTTATTTGGTTCTGAAACTAATCTGTTGAATTGGACCATTTAACAGATGTTAGTAGGTAGGTCTGCATAGTGGCAGGAATTTTTAATACCGGTCACTAATTTCGAGATGGAGACAGAACTAATCAGCTGGGGGTACCAGTTCttcaggatttttttttaaaaaaacaatcttgGCAGTTGCTTTGCTTTATGCAGTATTATTATTTCTTCCTCCTTTCAGACCAAGGAATTGGCTTGCATAAGCCAGTAATAGTTCCTAAAGTGGAGAGTGATTTGTAATTTATAACTTGCAATGTGTGAAAGCACAATATTGGCCAATAAGATTTAGAAAATGGTTTGAATTACTCTGATACTTAAGAGCAAATAGGATTTTGGAGGGGCATTTTGGTGTTTTGTAAAATAGCTGCTGCCATCAGCAGTCTTTTAATTGAAAGGGTTTTTTGAGCAATAACGAGGGTTTTTTGAGCCATATGGGAAAACTGAAGTCCAGTCTGGAGTATTACCTCGAAGCTTCCATCTCCATCCATGTCTACCTCATTTTGGTTACTAACTAGATCAGTAGTAATATCCAATCAAATCATAAAATTGGTACTTTAAAAGCTGTTTACTTTCTTCTTACTTCTGCAGAATAGAACGATCCACTGACCAGGTTATCAAGCCAGTTAATCTTGAGGCTTTGGCCAAATGGGTGGGACACATTCCAAATAGTGTGATCGAGGATATGGCACGGATAGCACCTATGTTGGCCAAACTAGGATATGATCCTAATGCCAATCCACCAAATTATGGAAATCCTGATGCATTAGTAATTAATAACACCAAAAGGGTATGTGAGAAATGTTTTATTCAAAATATTTGTAGCTTTTTCACATTTTTCTCTAGTTAAACTGATTCTAAGTCTATTATTGCTGCTGTTCAATCAGTTAGGAAGAAATGTGTGAGAATGGTCTATGGTGATTTATTCCCTCAATTTAATCTTCCCCCACTTGAGGTGGATAGTTCTCCCTATTTTACAACTTCTCTGCTCTTGAAGTTGCTGATTGCTGCAGAAGGTACCATTCCAGTGCACAAATAGTTGTCCTCATGTGTGAGATTTAGAGACTGGGAGGGCATCAGAGCCAACCTGAATCCTGTTACCGCACACCATCCACTGATGTGCACTTTCCAGTAAGTATTACTGGATAAAGTTTGAGTGCTTCCatccttctcttttttttttaataaatattttattgaaaatttttggtcaaccaacacagtacattgtgcatcctttacacaatattataacaactcaaataacaatgacctattttataaacaaaaaatgaataaataataaataacaaaaatgaaaactaaccctaattggcaactgccttatcacaagtaacactctcccaaaatataatttaacagtccaatatataattatctgtcgcaacgacctatacatattatacagtatatattaacaaccctgagagtccttctggttcctccccccaccccacccccgatcctgggctgctgctgctgccttctttttcccattctatctatctttctgcgaggtattcgacgaacggttgccaccgcctggtgaacccttgagccgacccccttagaacgaacttaatccgctctagctttataaaccctgccatgtcatttatccaggtctccacccccgggggtttggcttctttccacattaacaatatcctgcgccgggctactagggacgcaaaggccaaaacatcggcctctctcgcctcctgcactcccggctcttgtgcaaccccaaatatagccaacccccagcttggttcgacctggacccccactacttttgaaagcacctttgtcacccccatccaaaacccctgtagtgccgggcatgaccaaaacatatgggtatgatttgctgggcctctcgagcacctcgcacacctatcctccacccaaaaaaatttactgagccgtgctccagtcatatgcgccctgtgtaataccttaaactgaatcaggcttagcctggcacactaggacgatgagtttaccctgcttagggcatctgcccacagcccctcctcgatctcctcccccagctcttcttcccatttcccttttagttcatctaccatagtctccccttcgtccctcatttccctatatatatctgacaccttaccatcccccacccatgtctttgagatcactctgtcctgcacctcttgtgtcgggagctgcgggaattccctcacctgttgcctcgcaaaagccctcagttgcatatacctgaatgcattcccttggggcaacccatatttctcggtcagcgctcccagactcgcgaacttcccatccacaaaccgatctttcagttgcgtaattcctgctctttgccacattccatatcccccatccattccccccggggcaaacctatggttgtttcttatcggggacccccccaaggctccagtctttcccctatgccgtctccactgtccccaaatcttcagtgtagccaccaccaccgggcttgtggtgtagttcctcggtgagaacggcaatggggctgtcaccatagcctgtaggctagtccccctacaggacgccctctctaatctcttccacgccgctccctcctcctctcccatccacttactcaccattgaaatattagcggcccaataatactcacttaggctcggtagtgccagccccgccctatccctgctacgctgtaagaatcccttcctcactctcggggtcttcccggcccacacaccacccatgatgctcttttcaatccttttattaaaaaaaaaagaagccttcgtgatcaccaccgggaggcactgaaacacaaagaggaatctcgggaggaccaccatcttaactgcctgcaccctccctgccagtgacagggataccatatcccatctcttgaaatcctcctccatttgttccaccaaccgcgttaaatttaacctatgcaatgtgccccaattcttggctatctggatccccaggtaacgaaagtcccttgttaccttcctcaacggtaggtcctctatttctctactctgctcccctggatgcaccacaaacaactcacttttccccatgttcaatttataccctgaaaaatccccaaactccccaagtatccgcattatttctggcatcccctccgccgggtctgccacgtatagtagcaaatcgtccgcatacaaagatacccggtgctcttctcctcctcgaagtactcccctccacttcttggaacccctcaacgctatcgccaggggctcaatcgccagtgcaaacaataatggggacagagggcatccctgccttgtccctctatggagccgaaaatatgcagatccccgtccattcgtgaccacgctcgccatcggggccctatacaacagctgcacccatctaacatacccctctccaaaaccaaatctcctcaacacctcccacaaataatcccactccactctatcaaatgctttctcggcatccatcgccactactatctccgtttccccctctggtggggccatcatcattacccctatcagcctctgtatattcgtgttcagctgtctccccttcacaaacccagtttggtccttgtggaccacccccgggacacattcctctattctcattgccattaccttggccaggatcttggcatctacatttaggcgggaaataggtctataggacccgcattgtagcgggtccttttccttctttaagagaagcgatatcgttgcttcagacatagtcgggggcagttgtgcccttt is a window from the Scyliorhinus torazame isolate Kashiwa2021f chromosome 1, sScyTor2.1, whole genome shotgun sequence genome containing:
- the LOC140399296 gene encoding protein-tyrosine sulfotransferase 2-like produces the protein MRISMRRIVLLICCAFATMMVFHMSQHMWECQQILNQNGGWFHGRRTHNMMKPEREELVMYNSQNIEYRYSKNMPLIFIGGVPRSGTTLMRAMMDAHPEIRCGEETRIIPRVLAMRQVWSKSEREKMRLNEAGVTDHVLDSALQAFILEVIAKHGEPAKYLCNKDPFTLKSLNYLSKLFSQSKFILMIRDGRASVHSMITRKVTIAGFDLNSYRDCIIKWNKAIEIMYGQCVEVGPSRCLSVYYEQLVLHPKKTMEKIMAFLDIPWNDAVLHHEELIGKSGGVSLSKIERSTDQVIKPVNLEALAKWVGHIPNSVIEDMARIAPMLAKLGYDPNANPPNYGNPDALVINNTKRVLQGDFKTPANLKGPSPVKLNVTATGF